The following coding sequences are from one uncultured Desulfobacter sp. window:
- a CDS encoding efflux RND transporter periplasmic adaptor subunit codes for MALTDDINARLNNNGPGKKGKKRPFIILLIVVICAAGAYFFLLPKGPPGSGPDAGISFKTAPAAVTDIHVTVSATGTLEPTNEVEVGSELSGTIQEVFVDYNDQVTEGQVLARLDITDLQAQVRKSKASLASAKASVRQARATVEETSLKLKNLKKVRELSGGKVPAQTDMDAARANHTRALADQASAEANVAEVQASLDSTLTELSKADIISPVNGVVLTRDIEKGSTVAASFEAPVLFTLAEDLSKMKLNVDVDEADIGVVKEGLDAHFTVDAYPQRQFAAKIQQVRFNATTTDGVVTYETIMTCDNTDLALRPGMTATADIIVQQADHVLSVPSAALRFSMPEPGKNSSSPSLLRMFLPGPPRRGNRPAKHVTVTGGKTQETVWILDENKRPKPVPVKVGLTDGVNTQILEGQITQGTKVIVSALTKGK; via the coding sequence ATGGCTTTAACCGATGATATCAATGCCAGATTAAACAACAACGGCCCCGGCAAAAAGGGCAAAAAACGGCCGTTCATCATACTTTTGATCGTAGTTATATGCGCTGCAGGGGCATATTTTTTTCTGCTGCCCAAAGGCCCGCCGGGCAGCGGGCCGGACGCCGGCATCTCGTTTAAAACAGCACCGGCCGCAGTCACGGACATTCACGTCACGGTGTCCGCCACAGGCACCCTGGAACCCACCAACGAGGTGGAGGTGGGCAGTGAATTATCCGGCACCATCCAGGAGGTGTTCGTGGATTACAATGACCAGGTCACCGAAGGCCAGGTCCTGGCCCGGCTGGACATCACCGACCTGCAGGCCCAGGTACGAAAGAGCAAGGCATCCCTGGCATCTGCCAAGGCATCCGTACGCCAGGCCCGGGCCACAGTCGAAGAGACAAGCCTGAAGCTAAAGAACCTAAAAAAAGTACGGGAATTAAGCGGCGGCAAGGTGCCGGCCCAGACAGACATGGACGCAGCCCGGGCCAACCACACCCGGGCCCTGGCTGACCAGGCCAGTGCCGAGGCCAACGTGGCCGAGGTCCAGGCCTCCTTGGACAGCACGTTAACCGAATTGTCCAAGGCAGACATCATCTCGCCTGTGAACGGGGTTGTCCTCACCCGGGACATTGAAAAGGGGTCCACCGTGGCGGCCTCATTTGAAGCCCCGGTACTGTTTACCCTGGCAGAAGACCTAAGTAAAATGAAGCTCAACGTAGATGTGGACGAAGCAGACATCGGCGTGGTCAAAGAGGGACTTGACGCCCATTTTACCGTGGATGCCTATCCCCAGCGCCAATTTGCCGCAAAAATCCAGCAGGTCCGGTTTAATGCCACCACCACGGACGGGGTGGTCACCTATGAAACCATCATGACCTGTGACAACACCGATTTAGCGTTGCGGCCGGGCATGACCGCCACGGCCGACATCATTGTCCAACAGGCGGATCATGTTTTATCTGTTCCCAGTGCGGCCTTAAGATTTTCAATGCCAGAACCCGGGAAAAACAGCAGCAGCCCGTCGTTGTTAAGAATGTTCCTGCCCGGCCCGCCCAGACGCGGCAACCGCCCGGCCAAGCATGTGACCGTCACTGGCGGCAAAACCCAGGAGACCGTATGGATTCTGGATGAAAACAAGCGGCCGAAACCGGTGCCGGTTAAAGTAGGATTGACCGACGGTGTCAACACCCAGATCCTTGAAGGGCAGATCACCCAGGGCACCAAAGTGATCGTCTCCGCACTCACAAAGGGCAAGTAG
- a CDS encoding efflux transporter outer membrane subunit, with product MQTRFLFPSDTFRLKICLIFIFVILLTGCMAVGPEYKQPDISSGEAWHAPMQQGLSQAPADPNALAQWWTMLNDPVLTDLVSRAVQNNLDVKLALERIRQYRLLKGIEQSDRLPALDASGGASWTGTSNENSAGTVSKSYSAGLDASWEIDLFGRIQRSIEAADATLSARQEALRDALVSLTADLAASYIDVRTAQIRLDVVRKSIESQTESFQLTRWQHQAGLTDELDVHQARYSLESAKSQIPSLESTLSEAMNRVAVLSGLAPGTLNETLSAPLPLPALPGTIAVGLPVDALRRRPDVREAEYELIAQTAQVGVATADLYPKLTLSGSIGVNALSPAELIDNTFDPSHWARSLAASLAHTLFDAGTTRKNIEVQNSLQEQALIQYKTTILSALEETENALVAYAKEQIRLEHLTVAAQEALTAEDLAKQKYESGLVDFTTVLTSQQTVLSYQSDLATSRGTCVSNLITLYKVLGGGWTPVESDAPKGDTTNPETEQTP from the coding sequence ATGCAAACACGCTTTTTATTTCCGTCAGACACTTTCCGCTTAAAAATCTGTCTGATTTTTATTTTTGTAATACTTCTCACAGGCTGTATGGCTGTGGGCCCGGAATACAAACAGCCGGACATTTCTTCTGGAGAGGCATGGCATGCGCCCATGCAGCAGGGATTGAGCCAGGCACCGGCAGACCCCAACGCCCTGGCCCAATGGTGGACGATGCTCAATGATCCTGTGCTGACGGATCTGGTATCCCGTGCGGTGCAAAATAATCTGGATGTCAAACTGGCCCTGGAACGTATTCGGCAGTACCGGCTGCTCAAAGGAATTGAACAGTCTGATAGACTGCCCGCCCTCGATGCTTCGGGCGGGGCGTCCTGGACCGGCACCAGCAATGAAAACAGCGCCGGCACTGTTTCCAAATCCTACAGTGCCGGCCTGGATGCAAGCTGGGAAATCGACCTGTTCGGCAGAATCCAACGCTCCATTGAAGCGGCGGATGCCACCCTGTCCGCCAGGCAGGAGGCGTTGCGGGACGCTCTTGTCAGCCTTACGGCAGACCTTGCCGCAAGTTACATTGATGTGCGCACGGCCCAGATACGCCTGGATGTGGTCCGTAAAAGCATTGAATCCCAGACGGAATCCTTCCAGCTCACCCGGTGGCAGCACCAGGCGGGGCTGACCGATGAACTGGATGTCCACCAGGCCCGATACAGTTTGGAAAGTGCCAAATCCCAGATTCCATCCCTTGAGTCCACCCTCTCCGAAGCCATGAACCGGGTGGCTGTTCTTTCGGGACTGGCCCCCGGCACACTGAATGAAACACTGTCCGCCCCCCTCCCCTTGCCCGCACTGCCCGGCACCATTGCCGTAGGTCTGCCGGTGGATGCGTTGCGCCGCCGGCCCGACGTCAGAGAGGCGGAGTACGAACTCATTGCCCAGACCGCCCAGGTGGGCGTGGCCACGGCAGACCTTTACCCCAAACTGACCCTGTCCGGCTCCATTGGTGTGAATGCCCTAAGCCCTGCCGAACTGATTGACAATACCTTCGACCCATCCCACTGGGCCAGATCCCTGGCCGCAAGCTTAGCCCATACCCTGTTTGATGCAGGCACGACCCGTAAAAATATCGAGGTTCAGAACTCGTTGCAGGAACAAGCGCTGATCCAGTACAAAACAACGATCCTGTCAGCCCTGGAAGAGACGGAAAACGCCCTGGTGGCCTATGCCAAGGAACAGATCCGGTTGGAACACCTGACCGTTGCCGCCCAGGAAGCGCTGACCGCCGAAGATCTGGCCAAACAAAAATACGAATCCGGCCTTGTTGATTTTACGACGGTACTCACATCCCAGCAGACCGTGTTATCCTATCAAAGTGATCTGGCCACAAGCCGCGGAACCTGTGTCTCTAATCTGATCACCCTTTACAAGGTCCTGGGCGGGGGTTGGACCCCGGTGGAATCCGATGCCCCCAAGGGCGATACAACCAATCCTGAAACAGAGCAAACCCCTTAA
- a CDS encoding DUF4198 domain-containing protein, with the protein MKQLVTTISTLAILALTVPAFAHFQMIYTPESALNKGGKIPLAIVFTHPFEAGHTMDMGTPEQFFVTRSRGENTPKKTDLLPTLKPITWTSLTNSGAAYETEYSARGGDHIFCLVPAPYYESEEDAYIQQTTKMIVNVGGEPGAWMEPVGLDCEIVPLCKPYDRWTGNVFQGKVLFKGKPVANAEIEIEFMNHKPMLDQKAFAKEAAAVAPQPAFVLQTIFADDNGVFTFGIPKAGWWGFAALGLDPEGSFKGKECSRDAVIWIQAQDMK; encoded by the coding sequence ATGAAACAACTGGTCACTACCATCAGCACCCTGGCCATCCTGGCACTTACCGTGCCTGCATTTGCCCACTTCCAGATGATTTACACACCGGAAAGTGCCTTGAACAAAGGTGGAAAAATCCCTTTGGCCATCGTTTTCACCCACCCATTTGAAGCGGGCCACACCATGGACATGGGTACGCCGGAACAATTTTTTGTTACCCGCTCAAGGGGTGAAAATACGCCTAAAAAAACGGATCTTCTGCCAACGCTGAAACCCATCACATGGACCAGCCTGACCAATTCAGGCGCAGCCTATGAGACTGAATATTCCGCAAGAGGCGGTGATCACATCTTCTGCCTGGTACCGGCCCCCTATTATGAAAGCGAAGAAGATGCCTACATCCAGCAGACCACAAAAATGATCGTCAATGTGGGCGGCGAGCCGGGGGCCTGGATGGAACCCGTGGGACTTGACTGTGAAATCGTTCCTTTGTGCAAACCCTATGACCGCTGGACCGGTAACGTATTCCAGGGCAAGGTACTGTTCAAGGGAAAACCCGTGGCCAACGCAGAAATTGAAATTGAATTCATGAACCACAAACCGATGCTGGACCAGAAAGCCTTTGCCAAGGAAGCGGCGGCCGTTGCACCCCAGCCCGCCTTTGTACTTCAGACCATCTTTGCCGATGACAACGGCGTATTCACCTTTGGCATTCCCAAGGCCGGATGGTGGGGATTTGCAGCGTTAGGCCTTGACCCCGAAGGCTCCTTTAAAGGCAAAGAGTGCTCCCGGGATGCCGTGATCTGGATTCAGGCCCAGGATATGAAATAA
- a CDS encoding DUF4198 domain-containing protein, giving the protein MKFHTPAHPYFSIRRTSVLVAILICLTSTSAFSHTLYIQSSRYQASEGKAFPLFFCYGHFIPVADGIRGKKLNTVQVIAPNGQVQTVDIMDGKGLHSHMVDYNVPGIWGLTAETTPGYYTFYKDKNGKERHAIKSIDQIKNRLGQVIKSYYSKQYAKTYVKCETPTGPFPANLGLPLELVPEQNLFGLKPGDTLDLDVYLDGKPYTGKGSWDATYMGFSTQAEDNFYPHTPVEGPRVSILLPNAGRWFIRYFIKKDAPEQDKDKYLQMKLTATLTLQIDNERKMPEPKTH; this is encoded by the coding sequence ATGAAATTCCACACGCCGGCGCATCCTTATTTTTCAATCCGACGAACAAGTGTTCTGGTGGCGATACTGATCTGCCTGACATCAACCAGTGCATTCAGCCACACCCTCTATATCCAGTCTTCCCGATACCAGGCCAGTGAAGGCAAAGCCTTTCCTCTTTTTTTCTGTTACGGCCATTTCATACCGGTGGCGGACGGTATCCGGGGCAAAAAACTGAACACGGTCCAGGTCATTGCGCCCAACGGCCAGGTCCAGACCGTTGACATCATGGACGGCAAAGGGCTGCACTCGCACATGGTAGATTACAATGTGCCAGGGATATGGGGATTGACCGCGGAAACAACGCCGGGGTACTACACCTTTTACAAAGACAAAAACGGTAAAGAGCGCCATGCCATAAAATCCATTGATCAGATTAAAAACCGCCTCGGCCAGGTGATTAAAAGTTATTATTCCAAACAATACGCCAAAACCTATGTGAAATGCGAGACGCCCACAGGGCCCTTCCCTGCCAATTTGGGCCTGCCGTTGGAACTGGTGCCTGAGCAGAATCTGTTTGGACTCAAACCCGGCGACACCCTGGATCTTGATGTCTACCTGGACGGCAAGCCCTATACGGGTAAAGGCTCGTGGGATGCCACATACATGGGATTTTCCACCCAGGCAGAGGACAATTTTTACCCGCACACCCCGGTTGAGGGCCCAAGGGTTTCCATTCTGCTGCCCAACGCCGGCAGATGGTTTATCCGCTATTTCATTAAAAAGGATGCCCCCGAACAGGATAAAGATAAATATCTTCAGATGAAGCTGACCGCAACACTGACATTACAAATTGATAATGAACGCAAAATGCCGGAGCCCAAAACCCACTGA
- a CDS encoding ABC transporter ATP-binding protein has protein sequence MAENKSALISLTRVTKAYGSNEAKIHALRGIDLSIDPGEFISVMGPSGSGKSTCMNILGCLDTPTSGRYQFGGVEVSHMSRKQLATLRRFYLGFVFQGFNLLNRTTAMENVELPLIYRGVPPKERKNLAGKALEQVGLAGREAHTPGELSGGQQQRVAIARAIATTPSVLFADEPTGNLDTARSHEIMELLRQLNREQKITVVMVTHESDMAAYSDRIIHFVDGQVADVETGHAPAAKGAQD, from the coding sequence ATGGCGGAAAACAAATCTGCGTTAATCTCACTGACCCGGGTCACCAAGGCCTACGGCAGCAACGAGGCCAAGATCCATGCCCTGCGCGGTATTGACCTGTCCATTGATCCCGGTGAATTTATTTCGGTGATGGGACCGTCGGGTTCGGGCAAATCCACATGCATGAATATTTTAGGCTGCCTGGATACGCCCACGTCCGGCCGGTATCAATTTGGCGGGGTGGAAGTCAGCCACATGAGCCGCAAACAACTGGCCACCCTGCGAAGGTTTTACCTGGGATTTGTATTCCAGGGATTCAACCTGCTCAACCGGACCACAGCCATGGAAAATGTGGAACTGCCCCTGATATACAGGGGTGTACCGCCCAAGGAACGTAAAAATTTGGCAGGAAAAGCCCTTGAACAGGTGGGGCTTGCAGGACGCGAAGCCCACACCCCCGGCGAGCTGTCCGGGGGCCAGCAACAGCGGGTGGCCATTGCCCGGGCCATTGCCACCACCCCGTCGGTACTGTTTGCCGACGAACCCACGGGAAACCTGGACACGGCCAGAAGCCATGAAATCATGGAATTGTTAAGACAATTGAACCGGGAACAGAAAATCACAGTGGTCATGGTCACCCATGAATCGGATATGGCTGCATATTCGGATCGAATCATTCACTTTGTGGACGGCCAGGTGGCAGATGTTGAAACCGGGCATGCCCCGGCCGCTAAAGGAGCGC